A single Spartinivicinus poritis DNA region contains:
- a CDS encoding substrate-binding periplasmic protein, with protein MSQLRQLKKFWFGMLKLVVACLFFKNTNGLAETISVAVADWPPHYYKEKPTYGGHAQPVIRLIELAGFKVKFVWYDDWKAAFNTVKAGRHHATPSWRCTAERAAFFYYTAPNLYDPYVFFHLIDTPFTWESLAQLKEWEPIGVTAGYDYGKNFNKAVGQYQIQLHHVRVDKLMLKLLLKERIKLGLFSRDNGLFLMKSQLSREQQQYITYHPKPVVNAIYHIIFSKKNRDNSRIVDKINQQIKKNSTMFEPGLQEIQNNWQGCIKGALNLH; from the coding sequence ATGAGTCAACTTAGGCAACTGAAAAAATTTTGGTTTGGCATGTTAAAGCTCGTTGTAGCTTGTTTATTTTTTAAAAACACCAACGGTTTAGCCGAAACAATCAGTGTGGCTGTTGCTGACTGGCCTCCCCATTACTATAAAGAAAAACCAACTTATGGGGGGCACGCTCAACCGGTCATTAGGCTGATTGAGCTGGCTGGGTTTAAGGTGAAATTTGTTTGGTATGATGATTGGAAGGCAGCGTTTAATACAGTCAAAGCGGGTAGGCATCACGCTACGCCTTCTTGGCGTTGTACGGCGGAACGAGCAGCCTTTTTTTACTATACCGCCCCCAACCTTTATGACCCATATGTCTTCTTTCATCTAATTGACACGCCTTTTACTTGGGAATCACTAGCCCAGTTAAAAGAGTGGGAACCGATAGGTGTGACGGCAGGTTATGATTATGGAAAAAACTTTAATAAAGCAGTAGGGCAATATCAAATACAATTACATCATGTCAGGGTTGATAAATTAATGTTGAAGCTGCTATTAAAAGAAAGAATTAAGCTTGGGCTATTTAGTCGTGATAATGGTTTGTTTTTAATGAAAAGCCAGTTATCTCGCGAGCAACAGCAATACATTACCTATCACCCAAAACCTGTCGTTAATGCCATTTATCATATAATTTTTTCAAAAAAGAACCGAGATAATAGTAGGATAGTTGATAAAATTAACCAGCAAATAAAAAAGAACTCAACAATGTTCGAACCTGGTTTGCAGGAAATTCAGAATAATTGGCAAGGTTGTATAAAAGGTGCTCTGAATTTACACTGA
- a CDS encoding fatty acid desaturase family protein codes for MIQTSSNITNSSDTFELPEHSADIRVGRDLIAATVPFAKESRVKSWWHVGVTLSLMIIVLAFAGAAPWWPLQLMLSILGAMLMVRTFITYHDYMHGSILQNSRAAWIIFHIYAAFALTPPSSWKESHNFHHGHVGKFSAVSIGTFPVITTKMWHAASFIERARYRIERHPFTVMFGYLTIFAFSICLLPLFLNPLKHWDSLLSIIAHGGLITVLWVFGGADMAFFVVLLPMTIACALGSYLFFAQHSFKRMNIISPEAWTFYRAALESSSYMRLNKVMQWFTGNIGYHHIHHLNVHIPFYRLPEAMAAIPELQSPVTTTLALRDVINCFKSSLWDEELQHMVTYREAKKFSSV; via the coding sequence ATGATTCAAACGTCGTCAAATATCACCAATTCAAGTGACACCTTTGAGCTACCTGAACACAGTGCAGACATTCGTGTAGGACGTGATTTAATAGCAGCAACCGTGCCTTTTGCTAAAGAGTCAAGAGTGAAAAGCTGGTGGCATGTAGGGGTGACATTAAGCTTGATGATTATTGTATTAGCTTTCGCTGGTGCAGCTCCTTGGTGGCCACTGCAATTAATGCTGTCAATATTGGGCGCCATGTTAATGGTGCGAACCTTCATTACCTATCATGACTACATGCATGGTTCAATCCTTCAAAACTCACGAGCTGCTTGGATAATATTTCACATATATGCGGCTTTTGCACTGACACCTCCCAGTTCCTGGAAAGAAAGCCACAATTTTCATCATGGCCATGTGGGTAAGTTTAGTGCTGTAAGCATTGGCACGTTTCCAGTGATCACGACAAAAATGTGGCATGCCGCTTCATTTATTGAACGTGCTCGTTACCGTATAGAACGCCACCCATTCACGGTTATGTTTGGCTACTTGACGATTTTTGCATTTAGCATTTGTTTATTGCCGTTATTTCTTAACCCATTAAAACATTGGGATTCCCTGTTATCAATTATTGCTCATGGTGGCCTGATTACTGTGTTATGGGTATTTGGCGGTGCTGATATGGCATTTTTTGTTGTTTTATTACCGATGACTATTGCTTGCGCACTGGGATCATATCTTTTTTTTGCACAGCATAGCTTTAAACGTATGAATATTATTTCACCAGAAGCTTGGACGTTTTACCGGGCTGCTTTGGAATCATCAAGTTATATGCGACTTAACAAGGTCATGCAATGGTTTACAGGAAATATTGGCTATCACCATATTCATCACCTTAATGTGCACATCCCATTTTATCGATTACCTGAAGCGATGGCTGCAATTCCTGAACTACAATCACCAGTAACTACTACACTTGCATTACGAGATGTTATTAATTGTTTTAAATCCAGTTTGTGGGATGAAGAACTACAACACATGGTAACTTATCGCGAAGCAAAGAAATTTTCATCAGTGTAA